A genome region from Engraulis encrasicolus isolate BLACKSEA-1 chromosome 6, IST_EnEncr_1.0, whole genome shotgun sequence includes the following:
- the LOC134451607 gene encoding uncharacterized protein LOC134451607, giving the protein MLPPPEDDQAEDDSGEDPMDYDVSRSDPGFIDSVLEENTSLRFDIDSVRLENSSLQEERDALRRQVESLTLGQRFGIRCLIGSDDDIGHYTSYADTVVILDCTELHCQCPSDPVLQNEVYSHYKSHCTLKGLIGIAPHGPVTFISQLYAGSISDKQITMQSGVLDLLRPGMAVMVDRGFLIDDVVPCKIYRPPFLGGRPQMSGSEVKETQAIASLRVHVERSIRRVKEHKIFSSEIPLSLFGSINQLYTVACLLTNFEHLHLVKAWAKRHEV; this is encoded by the exons ATGCTGCCCCCGCCAGAAGATGACCAGGCTGAGGATGACTCTGGGGAAGACCCCATGGACTACGACGTGTCGAGATCCGACCCTGGCTTCATCGATTCGGTCTTGGAAGAAAACACTTCTCTCCGGTTCGATATCGACTCTGTTCGTTTAGAAAACTCCTCTCTACAGGAGGAAAGGGACGCCTTGCGTAGGCAGGTCGAGTCCCTCACACTGGGCCAGCGGTTTGGCATTCGCTGTTTGATTGGCTCAGACGATGACATCGGGCATTATACAAG ttatgcTGATACCGTAGTAATCCTGGACTGCACTGAGTTGCATTGTCAATGCCCCTCTGATCCTGTTCTTCAAAATGAAGTTTACTCCCATTACAAGTCCCACTGCACGCTGAAAGGGCTCATTGGCATTGCTCCACATGGGCCAGTGACATTTATTTCACAATTGTATGCAGGGTCAATCAGTGATAAGCAAATTACCATGCAGTCTGGTGTCCTTGACCTGCTTAGACCTGGGATGGCTGTCATGGTGGACAGAGGATTTCTAATTGATGATGTAGTTCCTTGTAAGATATATAGACCACCTTTTCTAGGTGGCAGGCCTCAGATGTCTGGATCAGAGGTAAAGGAGACTCAGGCTATTGCCAGTCTAAGAGTACATGTGGAACGGTCTATACGTCGTGTGAAAGAGCACAAAATTTTCAGCTCAGAAATTCCCTTGAGTTTATTCGGCAGCATTAACCAGCTGTACACTGTTGCATGCCTTCTGACCAATTTTGAACATCTCCATCTTGTTAAGGCCTGGGCAAAGAGGCATGAGGTGTAA